ACCCTAGAACCTATTCAACCGTTGAGTCTGAATCGAATATAATTAGGGTCCGAATATCTAGTTGTGGTGGATATGGCACATGGTCGTTATTATATTAATTCGTTGGTGGCTCGTATACAAAATCTCATTCTCAATTTTGATGGTAGCTCAATATCACACATACATAATTGTGAATACATAAATCTCATTTAAGAAATCTCATGCTGCAGATACATTATCGCATCATGTTTTTTAGATGTTAGTCCGAAATTCCACTTTTTATTGAGTATTTCAGTCAATTTTATTTCACGTTCGTTAGTTAATTATATCTCAAGTTTCTAATTTTTCCTAAAAAAACCTCAACGTGCATAACCCAAATactaattttagaaaaatatcaTAACAAtgtaaatgaaaaagaaaaaaaacaagacTATAATAAACGTACATATAACTAATCTTCCATAAAAACATAATTTTccaattaaacaataaataatCCATTTTATAGTAACGGCTAGTTTTGCTTTTATGGCAAGAGGAGCCTTTTattccctctctttctctctcttccgcCATTAACACTTTCTTCACTATTTCTTCGCAGAGAAAAGCAAAAGCCTTCGCAAGGAGGCCTTTTCCACGGGCTTCATTGTCACAAAACCGATCAATTTCAGCTTCCCCAATTTCTTCATAGCtcaattctaaaaaaaatggATAATGCTCAGCGAAGAAATCGTGGCCTCAATCTGCCGGCGTCGATGTCGGAGACGTCTCTGCAGCTGAAGACGCTCTCCTCCGTATCTCCGGTCAAGCTCGCGTCGCCGCTGAAATCGATGTCACCGAGGACCATCGCGAATTTGTCGCCGTCGAAATCGACGTCTTCCTGCAGCGACAGATTCATCCCCTGCAGATCTTCTTCGCGGCTGCACACGTTCGGTCTGATCGAGAAGGCTTCACCGGTTAAGGAGGGCTGCGGCGGGAGCGATGCGTACAATAGGCTGCTGAAAACGGAGCTCTTCGGGACTGATTTCGGATCCGGTGATTTTGGCTCGGGTGGTGTTAGGGGAGCGGGTTCCCCGATTAGTCCGAGTAAGAACATGCTGAGGTTTAAGACGGAGCAGCACTCCTCGGGGCCTAATTCGCCGTTTTCGCCGTCGATTTTGGGGCAGGATAGTGTGGGTTCTGGGGAGGCGGCGACGCCGCCTAAGCCGCCTAGGAAGGTCCCCAAAACGCCTCACAAGGTACACTTATTTGTGAACCTAATCAGCTCATGTTTTTCACTAACAAATAGTAGTAATGGAATTTGTGATTTTCAATTTGTTGTTAAACTTTACTGCATAGAAGTCGAAATTGAGCTGAATTTTAGTGGCAAAACTAGAAGAATTAATTTGTTCAGATATTGACCTAATGTGTAACTGGTGTTAGTATAAGAAATGGAGCTGAAATCAGTAGTAAAGACTGAATTCTAATAGTGTTCATTATGTTTATGATGTTTGGACCAATATCTTCAATGGGATAAGCTTTTCTGGGTGAAACCATACCTATATAGTTAGCTTGAATTGTGTGGATCTATCACAAGGTATACTTTTGTGTTGATCATGTTTCTGCAACAGGTGGAAGCAATGTATGTTATTCTATGAGATTTTGATAAATGCTTTTGAACCCTAATAAATCAGCTCATGTTTTCCACTAATAACTGAGTAGTGTATATGAAACGGTGCTGAATTTGAGTGGCAAGACTAGAAGATTTAAACCAAATGTGTAATTGGTCATAGCATATGAAATGGAGCTAATGTAAACCTAATGTATACTCAGTAGCAAGATTATGGCTTTCTAATAGTGTTCATTAAGTTTATGGTCATCAATGAAATAAGCTTTTCTGTCTGAGAATCATACATAAGTATTTATAGTTAGCTTGAATTATAAATTTTCCTTGAGCTATGAATGTGAACTTGGGATTTAGGATTCAAGGTTTTTAGGTCACCAAGTGCATCGTTAATCAATTCAATTAGTATTGTTGCAGGTACTTGATGCACCATCGCTTCAAGATGATTTCTATCTGAACTTGGTTGACTGGTCTTCTCAGAATGTTCTTGCTGTGGGATTGGGAACTTGTGTTTACTTATGGAGTGCTTCGAATAGTAAAGTGAGTTCTAAATTTTATTACGACTTGAATGGCTGCTTTTCATTGTTTTCTGTCTTGTTAGTATCCATCTTCATTCTGCAAGAATCATCTAACTGAGAGGTCATTTATTGACAGGTAACAAAGTTGTGTGACTTGGGACCCAATGACAGCGTATGCTCGGTCCAATGGACACGAGAGGGCTCTTACATATCAGTCGGTACAAGTCTAGGTCAAGTTCAGGTAATCTTGCTGAAAGGTTTGTTGCGAAGATATAGCATTAAGATTGCTAGTGTCTCATATGTAATTTGTGGGGTAGGTATGGGATGGGACTCAGTGCAAGCGTCTAAGAACAATGTCCGGCCATCAAACTAGAGCAGGAGTACTGGCATGGAGTTCACGGATATTATCCTCTGGAAGCAGAGACAGGAACATACTTCAGCACGATCTTCGTGTTCCAAGTGATTATATCAGCAAGCTTATTGGACACAAATCCGAGGTAACCacattcttcatctctctaGATATAGAACTTGGTTAGCCGTTGATCTAACCAGGTTTTGGACACATTAGGTGTGTGGATTGAAGTGGTCCCATGACGACCGAGAGCTTGCATCCGGTGGAAATGACAACCAGGTATAGATGTTATTCACTATCTTAATCATACACAAATTGGATTCTACCAACTGAAGATGTATGTATAATAAACTTTGGTTGGATTCAGTTACTTGTGTGGAATCAGCACTCCCAGCAGCCGATTTTGAGACTAACGGAGCATACAGCTGCTGTCAAAGCCATTACCTGGTCACCTCACCAGAACGGTCTTCTAGCCTCCGGAGGAGGAACTGCAGATCGTTGCATCCGTTTCTGGAACACCACGAGCGGCAATCAACTAAACAGTGTCGACACAGGAAGCCAGGTTAGCCTTGAGAAACTTACAAGATGGTTGTTCCATACATATAGACTCAGCGTTTCCTAAATCGAGCTAGTGATTCTCGTAGGTTTGCAATTTAGCTTGGAGCAAGAATGTCAATGAAATAGTGAGCACCCACGGATATTCCCAGAACCAGATAATGGTGTGGAAGTATCCAACTATGTCAAAGGTAAAATTGATGGTTTTTCCTTATCGTGTCATGTCTTCTCAAACTAACTCTCATAATCATCTTCGTGCCATTTCTTCGTAGGTTGCAACACTAACTGGGCATGGTTTGAGGGTATTGTACCTGGCAATGTCTCCTGATGGTCAGGTATCATTCAAACAAATGTTACTGACCATGTTTTTTCGAATGCCTTTCTCTATGTCGTGTGGCGACACTTTTAATAACTTGGCCTGAATTGGTATGTGTTTACAGACTATTGTCACCGGAGCAGGAGACGAGACGCTCAGATTCTGGAACGTCTTTCCATCCGTTAAAACGCCTGTAAGTGTCAACATGTTTTTTCACGTGTTACAAAACGCTCAAGCCAAAAAGGAGGCGATCAACACAATGGCAGCACTGAATTTTGAACTAATTGTTTGTTGTTTGTGACATTCAGGCACAGGTGAAGGACACTGGCCTTTGGTCTTTAGGAAGAACTCAAATCAGATGACGAAGTGATTATAGGAAATAAGAAAgaccatttttatatatttttttatttatctgaTGTGGAGATTGTAAAGTGaatttcctcttctttttttactttcCCCAACTTGTGCACAGTAGCAGCAAAATGTGGATCTATTCtttgtatttgtttatttatttgagCATTTAATACTAATTTTTACACTTTTTTAGTTTTAACTTTTGAATATTTCAATTCAAAACAAATCAGTTTGTGTTTGATAAGTGTGTCTGGCTGTTGCAATTAAGacctaattttttaatttgtagcaAATTAGTCAGAACTTGAAAAACAGttgaatcattttctttttaaaagaCATTTATCCTTTTATAAAAACCATGAACAAAAGGAAcacttttgtattttttttaacctTTTTATTTGATGTGAAATTGTAAAGtgattttccctttttttcttgTGCAGGAATAGATCAGTAGAATGATACGATTGGCAGTAAAGTTTGTGCAATTATTAATTGCATTATTTATTTGAGGTTTTTAATCTTaagttacattttttttaaatggctTTGAAGATTGCaattcaaaataacaaaattggtTTTTAATAACAAAGGCACAAAATAGCCAAAATGGCATTGTTCCATGTTATGCATTTATAGTTTCACATTTTCTTTGACACAATATTTGCCCTTTGTTAGCCTAGCCTAGCCTAGCCAACATCTAGAAAAATCTAGATGTTGTATGAGTAACAATCTGCTGCTATCAAAGCAGGCCTTGGCAGATTAGATAGATCTCTCTTGAGCATGATCTGGTTGCTTTAGGCCTCAACCATGACGCCTTTCTGAAGAGTGGCTTGCATATTTGGTTGAACTCTGCGTAATCAACAAGAAAGACGAGTTCAGCAAGAAACTTGAAGAGAACAGGTTGAATGAGGAATTAGAAGCAGACCTTTTATATCTTCACTTTCCAGAAGCTTAATGATAAGGTGACCTCCTGGTTTTAGCAAACGACCGGTATCCAGGGCTGAGCCGGAACTGTCTAATTCAATTTCCTGTGGGGCATTGTTCACTGCAGCTGCCGTTCCAACTGCCAAGTCAAGCGCTCGCATCCCCAGCTCCACAGATAAAGCTGCGTCTCTACTTGTGATTCCAGAAACTAGGGGACACATGTCTGATAGGATGACGGAGAACCCCTTTTGCTGCAAGTAAATTATGAAATGCATATCGGAATCATGTGTTATTTGGTCAGTCCGAGACTCATTCTTAACTACACAAAAGTTTCAGTGAGACCGTCTAACGAGTCAAAACTCTGGGCTAGCAATAGCCAGGTCTAAGTCTATGTTCGTTGTTTTGCATATGAATGAGTACCGTCTGACTAGTTTTGACACGTAAGACAATCTTGCACAAAACTCCCTCCCTCATGCAACATTAGATACACAGTTCTGAAATAGATCAACTTAGCATTTTCCAGACCTTCCCAATTCGTTAActaatggagtagtatattcAACAAAAAAAGAGTAAGAGCAAACAGATCAAACTGCATATACTAGCAATTCGAAGACACCCGAGTGTATGTATATCAGCATTGATTTGAAGATCCAAAGCTTGAGTAGTAGGTCGTACACCTTAGGGGAGAGTGCCTAACTTGCACTTTTTGGTAGGAATTTACAGATTTTAGACACAAATAATCAGAAATATCACCTTTCTACCAATGTAAATCCAGCCCAAACATCCTCGCAATCACATATTATTCAAGAAACAAGAATAAGAGCAAACAGATCAAACTGCATTTAGTAGCAATCAGAAGAAACCAAAGTGAGTGTGTATCAGCATTGATTCAAAGATCCAAAGCTCGAGTAGTAGGCCATACACAGAGAGAGTGCTCTAACTTGCTCTTTGGTAGGAGTTCATACATTTTAGTACAAGTAATCAGAATATCACCCTTTACCAATTTAAATCAGCCCAAAACATCCACACAAATTATTCTAGAAAAAACGAATTAAGAGCAAACAGATCAAACTGCATTTACTAGCAATCAGAAGAAACCAAAGTGTATGCATATCAGCACTGCTTCGAAAACCCAAAGCTCGAGTAGTAGGCCGTATACCTTAGGCGAGAGTGCTCTAACTTGCTCTCTTGGTAGCTTCATAACATCACCACAAACAGTTTTAACCCTCAAATCACAGTGTTGGGGCGGCACCTTCACCTTCTGCTCTGCGCCACACCCCACAAATCAACTAAATAAACACAATCCAATAAGCCAGATAAGTTCTGAGCTACAATGTGAAGAAACCTTAGTATCAATCCCCACAACTGCTCCACCCTTTTCCAATGGCCCCAAGTTCTGACATGCCACCTGCATTACAGATTAGTCAAAACCAGATTACAATTCGCACAAAACAAATCATCACACCACATTTTTCTTCAcaataaaaatccaatctttaacACAGTTAAAACTAATGTACCTGAAGCCAAGCACCGGGAGCGCAGCCTAGATCGAGAACAGAGCCACCAGGGCTTATGATTTTGTACTGCTTCTGCATCTGAATCAGCTGAAATTCCCAATCCGATTTCAGCGGCAATTGAGCAAATTTTTCAGATAAAATTCGTTTAATTGAACATAATTTACTGGCAGATATTCGGAGAGAGAAACAAGTATGTGGAAtctagagagagagggagatacCTTGAAAGCAGAGCGAGCAACATAACCAAGGCGCTGAGCTTCCCTGTAGAAGAAATCTGGAGTTCCACTCATTTCTTGCTGAGCTATGGAAGAGGAAGGGGGTTTTTCACAGGGTTTATTGCACTCGTTATAAATGtataactatttatttaatctaataataaatgttaattataaatttattaattttactgCTTAACACTTAACTCTAAATGTATACTAGTTTATCTGATCATCATTCGAATTAGAAAAACCATCTATATACCATTCCAAGATGATAACCACATGAAAAAAAGATAATTTAAGATGATCAccacttgttgaaagtaaaTTCAAAGACGACAATTACTTCATGTAGATACTTAAGGAATACTCTTCTCTTAATTTTCGAAACTCGCTAAGTTCGTTGGTGCATAGTGAGTTTGAGATGCTTCTATATTATAGCGATCTTGAGGTGCATAGCAGGTTCGAGGGTACTAGATATAATTTAtcttaaaaaaagaatttttctGTGTTCAACTTATATTTCAATTTAGTTTGTTTTATCACTAACATTTTAACTTATATTCCAcctgtttttgttttgtttgttttattgtAAACGTTAAAGTACTGTCTAATTGAAATTCGTAACAATTTTGTGGTGTCATTCTCGTGTAGTTTACATTAatgttatttgttttgttttgttttatttagttTGTGTATTACCTTAAGAATTGttattaatagtattaatttacaaattctattaatatcatcattcattttgttttcTATGAATTTGTTTAAAGTTGttgagaaaataattaaattgaagttttattttgaataaattgtACATCTAATAACGTTAACAATAACTTTTGATATATTAGAATTGAAACAAATATATAGAATAAGACAAATAATGCTAACCAGAACAATATCTCGATAGATGATGTTATGAGGCTTATATAAACTAAACAATTCTTTAGGTAAGATTGTGTTAGTgtactaactaatttacagtaataactaataatttttaattttgtatattaaaattattagcataaagacataattatatcaatacaatatgtaaatttaaatatcaatacaaagacataatttatcaacacaagaaagattgataaatttatgtctttgtattgatatttttaacatacaaaattgatattgaGTTATTAGTTGTTACTGTataagttagtatttgatcacacacctATACTTATCTAATACCCCATCCatctcacaagaatatgtacgctttcctttttagttcgtcccataagaatatgcactttctaatttaggaaagttttttctctctaataaggggagactcattctccactaacaatactttaattacattttctctctacatctctcttactttaccaattttatattaaaatccgtgtcatctccaaagtgcatattcacatctctcttactttactaattttacattaaaacccgtgtcatctccaaagtgcatattctttggagacGGAGTTTGAGGACAGATGGAGTaaataatttagaattttatcACAATCATCTTTTAGCAAAAAGGGATTTGATTTGAAGAAAATTTGGCCTCCATCTTAACCCGCACCGGCATACCTGAAATCCGCTGGACTATCCCGATTGACATTATAATGTGCACTCAAAACAAGAACGCATTCTCACAAACATATAAAAATTCATTTGTGATAACATATCTTTGGTTAAATCAAGAACTGAGCAATGTAAAATCAAAGAATCATTACAACGAACACAAACCTAAAGATAAATAACCAATCCCTAACGAAACTAAATAAACATCAGCATTAACGAAGAAAAAATTACATCTTATTCCACAAATCATGTACAACACATAAACACCAGTGAGAGTGAGATTCCTAGAAAACAATTCAACAGTTCTTTACACCTCCAACGTCATAATTTTCTACTTTATACATCAGTAACTACGAGTTCGGGTGTTTCAAGCTCCACACACCGTCGCCTCCTTGCTAGGATCCACAGTTCTAAGGGGTTCCGCGGCGCCAGGCTGTTTCCCCTGTTGTTTCGACCAGTAGGAGTGTGCAGCTAAGACGCGATCCAACAGATTTTGTGGCACCGGCTCTCCTCGTCTCTGATAAGGAGATATGCCAGCTGTGTGAACTAATGTCTTCCATTTATCCTGTATAAACAACAAAATCCACATCACATGGGAGTAAAGCTAGTTATTAATATGCTGAATTAACAAATCCCAATCAGTCATATCCACAGCATCCCAT
This sequence is a window from Salvia splendens isolate huo1 chromosome 14, SspV2, whole genome shotgun sequence. Protein-coding genes within it:
- the LOC121763468 gene encoding protein FIZZY-RELATED 3-like, giving the protein MDNAQRRNRGLNLPASMSETSLQLKTLSSVSPVKLASPLKSMSPRTIANLSPSKSTSSCSDRFIPCRSSSRLHTFGLIEKASPVKEGCGGSDAYNRLLKTELFGTDFGSGDFGSGGVRGAGSPISPSKNMLRFKTEQHSSGPNSPFSPSILGQDSVGSGEAATPPKPPRKVPKTPHKVLDAPSLQDDFYLNLVDWSSQNVLAVGLGTCVYLWSASNSKVTKLCDLGPNDSVCSVQWTREGSYISVGTSLGQVQVWDGTQCKRLRTMSGHQTRAGVLAWSSRILSSGSRDRNILQHDLRVPSDYISKLIGHKSEVCGLKWSHDDRELASGGNDNQLLVWNQHSQQPILRLTEHTAAVKAITWSPHQNGLLASGGGTADRCIRFWNTTSGNQLNSVDTGSQVCNLAWSKNVNEIVSTHGYSQNQIMVWKYPTMSKVATLTGHGLRVLYLAMSPDGQTIVTGAGDETLRFWNVFPSVKTPAQVKDTGLWSLGRTQIR
- the LOC121763700 gene encoding ribosomal RNA large subunit methyltransferase E-like yields the protein MSGTPDFFYREAQRLGYVARSAFKLIQMQKQYKIISPGGSVLDLGCAPGAWLQVACQNLGPLEKGGAVVGIDTKKVKVPPQHCDLRVKTVCGDVMKLPREQVRALSPKQKGFSVILSDMCPLVSGITSRDAALSVELGMRALDLAVGTAAAVNNAPQEIELDSSGSALDTGRLLKPGGHLIIKLLESEDIKEFNQICKPLFRKASWLRPKATRSCSREIYLICQGLL